A window of the Tessaracoccus sp. MC1865 genome harbors these coding sequences:
- a CDS encoding bifunctional 2-polyprenyl-6-hydroxyphenol methylase/3-demethylubiquinol 3-O-methyltransferase UbiG: MGKLGDQQVTDDDVREANRANWDERATLHEAGSYEVSRYAEDPEQISSVVTDDRAPLARALGRDPLAARPLEGLDLLHLQCHIGTDTLSLARLGARVTGADFSPASLEAARRLFAASGAPGTFIETDVQHAGDNVPGSFDVIYTSIGTVTWFRDLDAWAAGIAKLLRPGGTFYIRDGHPVMFSLDDERTDGELVVRYRGMADGTSEVWDDEDTYGSDDKLTNVRTYDWPHSLSEIVSALIGAGLTITGMDEGRTLPWDALPQMTLTADGGSYELPEHQRFLVPLTYTITARR, encoded by the coding sequence ATGGGCAAACTCGGCGACCAGCAGGTGACGGACGACGACGTCCGCGAGGCCAACCGCGCGAACTGGGACGAGCGGGCCACGCTCCACGAGGCCGGCTCCTACGAGGTGTCTCGCTACGCCGAAGACCCCGAACAGATCTCCAGCGTGGTGACCGACGACCGCGCACCCCTGGCGCGGGCCCTCGGCCGTGACCCGCTGGCTGCCAGGCCGCTCGAGGGTCTCGACCTGCTGCACCTCCAGTGCCACATCGGCACGGACACCCTGTCACTGGCCCGGCTGGGCGCGCGCGTCACGGGCGCGGACTTCTCACCGGCCAGCCTCGAGGCGGCACGTCGGCTCTTCGCCGCCTCCGGCGCTCCTGGCACCTTCATCGAGACCGACGTGCAGCACGCCGGCGACAACGTGCCGGGCAGCTTCGACGTCATCTACACCTCCATCGGCACCGTGACGTGGTTCCGCGACCTCGACGCCTGGGCGGCCGGCATAGCCAAGCTCCTGCGGCCCGGCGGCACGTTCTACATCCGCGACGGGCACCCCGTCATGTTCTCCCTGGACGACGAACGCACCGACGGCGAACTCGTCGTCCGGTACCGCGGCATGGCCGACGGCACCTCCGAGGTGTGGGACGACGAGGACACCTATGGCAGCGACGACAAGCTCACCAACGTGCGCACCTATGACTGGCCGCATTCCCTCTCGGAGATCGTCAGCGCCCTCATCGGGGCCGGGCTGACCATCACGGGGATGGACGAGGGACGGACCCTCCCGTGGGACGCGTTGCCGCAGATGACGCTGACCGCGGACGGTGGCTCGTACGAGCTGCCCGAACACCAGCGGTTCCTGGTGCCGTTGACGTACACCATCACGGCGCGTAGGTAG
- a CDS encoding MFS transporter has product MTTVRTIPLVDRKARFAVNAMFFTNGAIVANVLPRYPEIKAALGLGNTVYGFAVAAMPVGAIVAGLTAAWFIRRFTSARVATYGTMLASLFVLAAGLSPSLALFAGALFAVGAADAIIDVAQNAHGLRVQRRYGSSIINSFHAFWSMGAVAGGLMAAAAIALQLPLGVHLSISAVLFTVVAVVAQRNALPGHDGDERAVANPHEVADKVRRGISPRIMALLAALSLISISGSVVEDLGNSWATLYLQTLGAPAALAAFGFVSLVGAQFVGRILGDRMVDHWGERAVARFGGVLIAVGMGLALAWPSVPGTVLGFAAAGFGCATFVPAAMHAGDNLPGLRAGTGLTIVSWLLRVGFLVSPPIVGAVADNVSLRMGLLIVPVAGIFVVFLSAVLQGRKLAR; this is encoded by the coding sequence ATGACAACCGTCCGGACGATTCCCCTCGTGGACCGCAAAGCACGCTTCGCGGTCAACGCCATGTTCTTCACCAACGGCGCGATCGTGGCCAACGTGCTGCCCCGCTACCCCGAGATCAAGGCGGCGCTGGGCCTGGGCAACACTGTCTACGGCTTCGCGGTGGCCGCCATGCCGGTGGGAGCCATCGTGGCCGGCCTGACGGCTGCTTGGTTCATCCGACGGTTCACCTCCGCCCGCGTGGCGACCTACGGCACCATGCTCGCGAGCCTCTTCGTGCTGGCGGCCGGGCTGTCGCCGTCGCTGGCGCTGTTCGCCGGGGCGCTGTTCGCCGTCGGCGCAGCTGACGCCATCATCGACGTGGCCCAGAACGCACACGGGCTGCGCGTGCAGCGGCGCTACGGCTCGTCGATCATCAACTCGTTCCACGCCTTCTGGTCCATGGGCGCCGTGGCGGGCGGGCTGATGGCCGCAGCCGCGATCGCGCTGCAGCTCCCGCTCGGGGTGCACCTGAGCATCTCAGCGGTGCTCTTCACCGTCGTGGCTGTCGTGGCGCAGCGCAACGCCCTGCCCGGTCACGACGGCGACGAGCGCGCCGTCGCCAACCCCCATGAGGTCGCCGACAAGGTCCGACGCGGCATCAGCCCGCGCATCATGGCGCTGCTGGCCGCCCTGTCGCTGATCTCGATCTCCGGCAGCGTCGTCGAAGACCTCGGCAACTCGTGGGCCACCCTGTACCTCCAGACGCTGGGCGCCCCGGCCGCTCTCGCCGCCTTCGGTTTCGTGTCGCTCGTGGGCGCCCAGTTCGTGGGCCGGATCCTGGGCGATCGCATGGTCGACCACTGGGGTGAGCGCGCCGTCGCCCGCTTCGGCGGCGTGCTGATCGCCGTGGGCATGGGCCTCGCCCTCGCCTGGCCGAGCGTGCCCGGCACGGTGCTGGGCTTCGCCGCGGCCGGCTTCGGCTGCGCCACCTTCGTGCCCGCCGCCATGCACGCCGGAGACAACCTGCCGGGACTGCGGGCCGGCACGGGGCTCACGATCGTCTCGTGGCTGCTTCGCGTGGGCTTCCTGGTGTCGCCGCCCATCGTGGGCGCGGTGGCGGACAACGTCTCGCTGCGGATGGGCCTCCTGATCGTCCCGGTGGCAGGCATCTTCGTGGTGTTCCTGTCAGCGGTGCTGCAGGGGCGCAAGCTCGCGCGCTGA
- a CDS encoding IS30 family transposase, whose amino-acid sequence MWVSHETIYQALYIQTAGSLRHELTVDKALRQGRSKRRPRSKLPAKPRGWIGEDAVLAKRPEEADDKRVPGHWEGDLIIGSDLRSALVTLDERHTKYTMMRRVCVHDTFTVTDILTIMARELPASLWRSLTWDQGVEMAAHHRFTDETSCKVYFCDPHSPWQRPTNENSNGLKRQYFPKGTDFTRVTDAEVAAAEYELNTRPRKGLDYETPAEKLAKLVGVAPTD is encoded by the coding sequence ATGTGGGTGAGTCACGAGACGATCTACCAGGCGCTCTACATCCAGACCGCCGGGTCACTGCGTCACGAATTGACGGTTGACAAGGCGTTACGTCAGGGCCGCAGCAAACGTCGACCGAGATCGAAGCTGCCTGCTAAACCCCGGGGCTGGATCGGGGAGGACGCGGTCCTGGCGAAACGTCCCGAGGAGGCTGACGACAAGCGGGTGCCAGGCCACTGGGAAGGTGACCTGATCATCGGGTCGGATCTACGCTCCGCGCTGGTCACCCTCGATGAGCGTCACACGAAGTACACGATGATGCGGCGGGTCTGTGTCCATGACACCTTCACCGTCACCGACATCCTCACGATCATGGCCCGAGAGTTACCCGCTTCGCTGTGGCGCTCGTTGACCTGGGACCAGGGCGTAGAGATGGCCGCCCATCACCGATTCACCGACGAGACCTCCTGCAAGGTGTACTTCTGTGATCCCCACTCCCCGTGGCAGCGTCCCACCAACGAAAACAGCAACGGACTCAAGCGTCAGTACTTCCCCAAGGGCACCGACTTCACCCGTGTCACCGACGCAGAAGTCGCCGCGGCCGAGTACGAACTCAACACCCGCCCCCGGAAGGGCTTGGATTACGAGACCCCTGCTGAGAAACTGGCCAAACTAGTTGGTGTTGCACCCACCGATTGA